The following coding sequences are from one Streptococcus mitis window:
- the rplK gene encoding 50S ribosomal protein L11, translated as MAKKVEKLVKLQIPAGKATPAPPVGPALGQAGINIMGFTKEFNARTADQAGMIIPVVISVYEDKSFTFVTKTPPAAVLLKKAAGVEKGSGTPNKTKVATVTRAQVQEIAETKMPDLNAANVESAMRMIEGTARSMGFTVVD; from the coding sequence ATGGCTAAAAAAGTCGAAAAACTTGTAAAATTGCAAATCCCTGCTGGTAAAGCTACACCAGCTCCACCGGTTGGACCTGCTCTTGGTCAAGCTGGTATCAACATCATGGGATTCACAAAAGAGTTCAACGCTCGTACAGCTGACCAAGCTGGTATGATTATTCCAGTTGTTATCTCAGTTTACGAAGATAAATCATTTACTTTCGTTACGAAAACACCACCAGCTGCTGTTCTTTTGAAAAAAGCTGCAGGTGTTGAAAAAGGATCAGGTACACCGAACAAAACTAAAGTTGCTACAGTTACTCGTGCACAAGTACAAGAAATTGCAGAAACTAAGATGCCAGATTTGAACGCAGCAAACGTAGAGTCTGCAATGCGTATGATCGAAGGTACTGCTCGTTCTATGGGATTCACTGTTGTTGACTAA
- the rplA gene encoding 50S ribosomal protein L1 → MAKKSKQLRAALEKIDSTKAYSVEEAVALAKETNFAKFDATVEVAYNLNIDVKKADQQIRGAMVLPNGTGKTSRVLVFARGAKAEEAKAAGADFVGEDDLVAKINDGWLDFDVVIATPDMMALVGRLGRVLGPRNLMPNPKTGTVTMDVAKAVEESKGGKITYRADRAGNVQAIIGKVSFEAEKLVENFKAFNETIQKAKPATAKGTYVTNLTITTTQGVGIKVDVNSL, encoded by the coding sequence ATGGCTAAAAAAAGCAAACAACTTCGTGCTGCTCTTGAGAAAATCGACAGCACAAAAGCATACAGCGTAGAAGAAGCTGTAGCACTTGCAAAAGAAACTAACTTTGCAAAATTTGACGCAACTGTAGAAGTTGCTTACAACTTGAACATCGACGTTAAAAAAGCTGACCAACAAATCCGTGGAGCAATGGTATTGCCAAACGGTACTGGTAAAACTTCACGCGTTCTTGTTTTCGCACGTGGTGCAAAAGCTGAAGAAGCAAAAGCTGCTGGTGCAGACTTTGTTGGTGAAGATGATCTTGTTGCTAAAATCAACGACGGTTGGTTGGACTTCGACGTAGTTATCGCTACACCTGACATGATGGCTCTTGTTGGGCGTCTTGGACGTGTTCTTGGACCACGTAACTTGATGCCAAACCCTAAAACTGGTACTGTAACTATGGATGTTGCTAAAGCAGTTGAAGAGTCTAAAGGTGGTAAAATCACTTACCGTGCAGACCGTGCAGGTAACGTTCAAGCTATCATTGGAAAAGTATCATTTGAAGCTGAAAAATTGGTTGAAAACTTCAAAGCTTTCAACGAAACAATCCAAAAAGCAAAACCAGCTACAGCTAAAGGAACTTACGTAACAAACTTGACTATCACAACTACTCAAGGTGTTGGTATCAAAGTTGACGTAAACTCACTTTAA